One Salminus brasiliensis chromosome 5, fSalBra1.hap2, whole genome shotgun sequence DNA segment encodes these proteins:
- the LOC140555636 gene encoding uncharacterized protein, translating into MAECQVSSHGSEDLYTSMGKQLQEITRKCRSIKGPLTRYILNTKTLLDGDKLRRETFGESDRSKPHKTILLVGATGTGKTTLINAIVNYMLGVQWENRIWCEIIETKASQTESQTKAFTVYDIFTDESPVSFTVIDTPGYGSTEGIESDLKIAETLHELFRSKDGVQEIDAVCLVVSADTIRLTDTQLYVFDAVLSLFAFDMERNIVVLITHAHNKPRNALKAIKDSKIKCAKASNGKPVHFCFNNSHCENLQSDDDDDDDKTDNEKKADEYQHLWETNKETMNNFFTFLNEVSSINVKLTESVLRKRKQLKASISNLKDRITLTELRKTELEQTKAALENHEKEKKDFEYEVDEPYKEKVPIESKWWHLSRDATCCSVCKENCHYPGCWWVRDLSWCSVMSEEKCTVCTGRCHYTDHVKEGKIYETKTRKVKRTLEDLKKKYEKESGEKMSLISRLEDEIKVQNNEKNRLVEECYQCVIGLEEIALNPTAVSTLQHLDFLIEKVKETGNTERVNKLQELKKRDEDENPGVLKRIQQLWYS; encoded by the exons ATGGCAGAGTGCCAAGTGTCCTCTCATGG GAGTGAAGATTTATATACTTCAATGGGAAAACAACTGCAGGAAATCACAAGAAAGTGCAGATCAATAAAAGGACCTCTCACAAGATATATTCTAAACACAAAGACTTTACTAGATGGAGACAAACTGAGGAGAGAGACATTTGGAGAAAGTGACAGAAGCAAACCCCATAAAACCATCTTACTGGTTGGAGCAACAGGAACAGGGAAGACTACTCTCATTAATGCCATCGTCAACTACATGCTGGGAGTTCAGTGGGAAAACAGGATCTGGTGTGAGATCATAGAGACAAAAGCAAGCCAAACTGAATCTCAAACAAAAGCATTCACTGTGTATGATATCTTCACTGACGAGAGCCCAGTCTCTTTCACTGTCATTGACACACCTGGATACGGAAGCACAGAAGGGATTGAGAGTGATTTAAAAATTGCTGAAACTTTGCACGAGTTATTCAGATCCAAGGATGGAGTTCAGGAAATTGACGCAGTGTGTCTTGTGGTGTCAGCAGATACCATTCGACTTACAGACACACAACTGTATGTATTTGATGCAGTCCTCTCTTTATTTGCTTTTGATATGGAGAGAAACATAGTTGTGCTCATTACACATGCCCACAACAAGCCTAGAAATGCCCTTAAGGCTATCAAGGATTCTAAAATCAAATGTGCTAAAGCTTCTAATGGCAAGCCTGTACATTTCTGCTTTAACAACTCTCACTGTGAAAACCTtcagagtgatgatgatgatgatgatgataaaacaGATAACGAAAAAAAGGCTGACGAATACCAACATCTGTGGGAAACAAATAAGGAGACCATGAACaattttttcacttttctgaATGAAGTCAGCTCTATAAACGTAAAGCTGACTGAAAGTGTTCTGAGAAAACGCAAACAACTGAAAGCTTCCATCAGCAACCTCAAAGATCGGATCACACTGACAGAGCTCAGAAAAACTGAGCTTGAACAGACAAAAGCAGCTTTGGAGAACcatgagaaagaaaagaaggacTTTGAGTATGAAGTTGATGAGCCCTACAAAGAAAAGGTGCCTATAGAATCTAAGTGGTGGCACCTGAGTAGAGATGCAActtgctgcagtgtgtgtaaagaGAACTGTCATTATCCAGGATGCTGGTGGGTCAGAGATCTCTCCTGGTGCAGTGTAATGTCAGAGGAGAAATGCACAGTGTGCACAGGAAGATGTCACTACACTGATCATGTTAAAGAGGGGAAAATCTATGAGACGAAGACACGCAAGGTGAAGAGGACTCTTGAGGATCTGAAAAAGAAATATGAGAAAGAGTCTGGAGAGAAAATGAGTCTCATCAGCAGACTGGAGGATGAAATTAAAGTTCAGAATAATGAGAAAAACAGGCTGGTTGAAGAGTGCTATCAGTGTGTCATCGGTCTAGAAGAGATTGCCTTAAATCCCACTGCTGTTTCTACTCTTCAGCACCTGGACTTTCTCATTGAGAAAGTGAAGGAAAcaggaaacacagagagagtcaATAAGCTTcaggagctgaagaaaagagATGAGGATGAAAACCCAGGAGTGTTGAAGCGCATTCAGCAATTATGGTATTCATAA